Part of the Methanobrevibacter boviskoreani JH1 genome is shown below.
TATTGCTCCACTTGCAAAATTTAACTGGTTTAAGATGTATGCAACAATAAATGCAGCTATACCAAATCCAATTTTATAGTATGGTTCCCTGGATTTTTCCTCCTCTTCACCAATGTCTGAAAGTATTCCCTCATCACTGCAACATGCACAGCCTCCGCCATGGTCATGAGAGTGACTATGGCCGTGTGAGTGGCTATGTCCATGGGAATGACTGTGGCTATGATCATGTTCATCAACAGAACAGCAATCATCATGTTCATGATGGTCATGATCCCCTTCATTGTGGACATGGTTCTCATGAATGTGGTCTTCATCTTCATGATTATTCAACATGTATTTTCACCTATCTTTATTAGTTCATATATCTGTGGATTGTTTAATGAATAAAATACTCTTTTATTTTCCTTTCTATTTTTAACAATTCCTTTGTTACGTAGAATTCTTAATTGATGTGATATACTGGATTGGCTCATATCTAATAGTAATGATAATTCACATACACACATTTCTTTTTGTTTAAGGGCAGATATTATTCTTATTCTATTATAATCTCCTAATAACTTGAATAAATCAGCAGTTTCCTTATATGTGTCACATGATGACATATTGTTTGAAACTTTCTCTACAATATCTTCCCTTATACTTTTTATTTCACAAACATCACTAGACATATGAAAGTATATTCATATGAACATATTTAAAGGTTTCTAAATTTTTAAGAAATAGCCATAAATTATAATATTTTTTGAAAAATCATATTATAATATCAATTGTTATATATTCTTTCTTTTAATATATAAATATTGTTTTATTGTTTAAAAATTTAAGTTAGGATTTATGATTTTATAAATCTAAAAAAATAAGTTAAAAATTGTTTGTTTTAGTTTTATTCAATTTTAATAAAGTTTTAGGAATAACTAAATTTTTACAAAATTTTGGTTTTAAAATTAGTCTTTCATAATTAATTTTATTTTTAAATTTTTGAAAAATTAGATGTTTCTGATATTGGTTTATTCATGTTTTGATTTTATTTTTAAATATTTGAAAGATTAGATGTTTCTGATTTATTATTCTACCTGTGTTTTTGATTTTTTTAATGTCTGAAAAATTAGTTATAGTTATTGATTTATTATTATATTTATGTTTTAATTCCTTTTAAAACATTTAAAAGAGTAGTTTAAAAAGTTTGAAAAATTAGTTATTGTTTTTTTAAATAGATAAAATAAAAATGTTTAAGATTTTAGAATTATTTGGAATTTTTAATATCTTCCTTCTTGATACATAAATCATGGTGTATCTCTAAATCAGGATTTTTTGATTTTCTATTCTCTTTTTTGATATCAAAATATCCAATCTTTTCAAGAACAGATCTCACATCTACCTTTGTCTCGAAACAGCCTGTTTTTGAAAGGAGCACTCCCTGTGGTGAAAACTGGTTTAATTTCATCATTGTCAGATTTAAATCTTCATAACATGCAACACCAACAACAGAATCAAAATCATTGTTTTCAATAATCTTTTTAACAAAGCTGCTTCCGGGAACTATAAAGACTTTATATCCAATGCTTTCAGCCTTTTCTTTAATAACCCCAATGGAACATTTGCCGCATTTGTCACATACAAGTCCCGTTTCATCAAGTCTTGCTTGACAGTCACTACTTCTAAGACAATGCGGAAGTACAAGTATCTTTCTGGAATTGTCTGTTTTATTGAAGTTGGTTTTATTCACATGGTTCCTTAATGATACGCTCATCTGATCCACCATTGTATCCTCAAAACCTAACCAATTGGATAGGCTTTTAAGAGGTGAATAGAATATATCCGTAATAACCAATATGAATCTTGGAAAAATAAGCCTATTGTTTTTCAATTGTATTCTTCCGATTATCAATACAATGATAAGTAGTGCAATTATGGCGACTACTATAATAAAAATACTCTGTCCCAATAATTTAAATAATGAATCTGTTATCATTTAAATAGTACCTTAAAACTTTTATAAAATTATAATATTAATATCATCAGATATAATATTTATTGTTTATATATAAAGTGTTTTTATTTATAAGAAAAAATTAGAGTATATTGATTTTAAAATTCCTCAATTTCATAATCAATATCTTCACGGTTTAGTTTGATACCCTTGGTGGTCTTTTCAATTTTTATACCACTTAAACTATCACAGGAACATAATATGTCTTGTTCGGGATGTGTTCCAGGAATTATATTACAATCAAATCTTACGGTATCTCCAACGGATAATACCATTGGAAGTCTATTTGATGCTTTATTCTCCTTAGGCAATATTATAATTGGTGATTGCATATCACGGGTTAGGTAAATAAGTGATTTTATACCTTTTTTGAATTTTTCACCCTTTCCAAATGCAGAAACTGCTATGATATCATCATCTTCAGGATATAATACTACCTCCTCGTTATCTGATGTTTCTATAAAGAGCATATCACAGTTGGCCATTTTACATATACCAACTATGCCGGTTTCTCCATTAAGAAAGACTATGTCATTATTATTAAAATCTATATTCATGTCGGCACCTTAACTAAAAATAAAAAAAGTAAAAAATGTGGATTTATTCTAAACATTCTGTATCCTTACTTTTACAGTTTGGACAAACTACTTTTTTTCCAATACCCCTAAATGTATTGCCACATTTCTTACATTTGTATTTTTTTGTTTTAAGACTTTTTAGGTCAACATCGCCCATTGGGCCTCCGGTAGAACACATAATTACACCTTCCATTTTTTTATTATGTCAATGGTTATTATGTATTAAATAGTATTTATTATTTTATATTGATTTTTAAGTTTGTTTAATTGAATATATAGTTCAAATAAAAAAATAGATATGTTTTGTATAAATGTTGGAATTTAAAAAAAATAAAAAATTAAGAAAAAGTAGATTTTTAAAATATATTCTATTATCAGTTTTTTTTAATAATAAAATATTCTAATTTTTAATTAGTTATATAAAAGATAAATAAAAGTATTAAGCTGGTGTGAAGCTGTCAATACTTTTTATTAAAGATTCTGCAATTTTAGTTTTGTTTTCCTGACTATCTGACTGTGCAGTCTCAAATAGAATGGTATTAAATCCCTGGTCTGCAATAGGCTCTGTTACCCATTGTGGTGAAGTACCCTCAGTAAAGTTATACTCCTCAATACCTGTGTCCTGACTCATTTTATGTCCATATTGAACTGCGGTAGGTGAGTTAGTACTTATTACTTGAATGTATTTAACGGGATCCCAATAATATTCCATTTCATGAACGTCAACAACCACAAATGGATGATACTGTGCTAAGTCATGAACAATATATTCATTTGCAAG
Proteins encoded:
- a CDS encoding ArsR/SmtB family transcription factor; its protein translation is MSSDVCEIKSIREDIVEKVSNNMSSCDTYKETADLFKLLGDYNRIRIISALKQKEMCVCELSLLLDMSQSSISHQLRILRNKGIVKNRKENKRVFYSLNNPQIYELIKIGENTC
- a CDS encoding DUF116 domain-containing protein, with the translated sequence MITDSLFKLLGQSIFIIVVAIIALLIIVLIIGRIQLKNNRLIFPRFILVITDIFYSPLKSLSNWLGFEDTMVDQMSVSLRNHVNKTNFNKTDNSRKILVLPHCLRSSDCQARLDETGLVCDKCGKCSIGVIKEKAESIGYKVFIVPGSSFVKKIIENNDFDSVVGVACYEDLNLTMMKLNQFSPQGVLLSKTGCFETKVDVRSVLEKIGYFDIKKENRKSKNPDLEIHHDLCIKKEDIKNSK